One Citrobacter amalonaticus genomic window carries:
- the nuoA gene encoding NADH-quinone oxidoreductase subunit NuoA, with product MSMSTSTEVIAHHWAFAIFLIVAIGLCCLMLIGGWFLGGRARARSKNTPFESGIDSVGTARLRLSAKFYLVAMFFVIFDVEALYLFAWSTSIRESGWVGFVEAAIFIFVLLAGLVYLVRIGALDWTPARSRRERMNPETNSIANRQR from the coding sequence ATGAGTATGTCAACATCCACTGAAGTCATCGCTCATCACTGGGCATTCGCTATCTTTCTTATTGTTGCCATTGGCCTGTGCTGCCTGATGCTTATCGGCGGTTGGTTTTTAGGCGGTCGCGCACGCGCGAGGTCAAAAAACACCCCGTTTGAATCAGGTATCGACTCGGTCGGCACCGCCCGCTTACGCCTGTCTGCCAAGTTTTATCTGGTAGCCATGTTCTTCGTTATCTTCGACGTTGAAGCGCTGTATCTGTTCGCATGGTCGACCTCTATCCGCGAAAGTGGTTGGGTAGGCTTTGTGGAAGCTGCAATTTTTATTTTTGTGTTACTGGCAGGTCTGGTTTATCTGGTGCGTATTGGCGCGCTGGACTGGACGCCCGCGCGTTCACGCCGCGAGCGTATGAACCCGGAAACGAACAGTATCGCTAATCGTCAACGCTAA